From a single Pseudoalteromonas sp. Scap06 genomic region:
- the astD gene encoding succinylglutamate-semialdehyde dehydrogenase, whose protein sequence is MNTQLINNQWHAGQGPAFNSVNPSNGEIVWQGNGASPEQVGSAIEAARAAQIQWADMPIEQRITILENFVVQLKEHSEEFASIIARETGKPLWETRTEVGAMTGKVAISIRAYNERTGTTENPMPGAKAFIRHKPHGVVAIFGPYNFPGHLPNGHIVPAILAGNTVVFKPSELTPHVAQFTLELWLKAGLPAGVINLVQGELETGKALASHQDIDGLFFTGSSNTGHLLHKQFAGHPGKILALEMGGNNPLVVKDVADVSAAVHDIIQSGFITSGQRCTCSRRLFIEKSANGDAILEKLISATKNILVDDSFAAEQPFMGAMISEKAALGMVAAQADLVKQGAEVLVELKQLKPGTGFVSPGIIDVTNIDEIADEEHFGPLIKVYRYTDFDSAIAEANNTSFGLSAGLLADSEDDYSHFLKRIRAGIVNWNRPITGASSAAPFGGIGASGNHRASAYYAADYCAYPVASVESEKVNLPQTLAPGLIIE, encoded by the coding sequence ATGAACACACAACTAATTAATAACCAATGGCACGCAGGCCAAGGCCCTGCTTTTAATTCTGTTAATCCAAGTAATGGCGAAATTGTTTGGCAAGGTAATGGCGCCAGCCCCGAACAAGTTGGTAGTGCCATAGAAGCGGCAAGAGCTGCGCAAATTCAATGGGCCGATATGCCAATTGAACAACGTATTACCATTTTAGAAAACTTCGTTGTCCAATTAAAAGAACACAGCGAAGAATTTGCTAGCATTATTGCTCGTGAAACAGGTAAACCATTATGGGAAACACGCACAGAAGTCGGTGCGATGACAGGCAAGGTTGCTATTTCTATCCGTGCTTACAATGAACGTACTGGCACAACCGAAAACCCAATGCCTGGCGCAAAAGCCTTTATTCGCCATAAACCACATGGTGTAGTGGCTATTTTTGGCCCGTATAACTTCCCAGGCCACTTACCCAATGGTCATATAGTCCCTGCTATATTAGCGGGTAATACCGTGGTGTTTAAACCATCTGAATTAACTCCTCATGTCGCGCAGTTTACTTTAGAGCTGTGGCTAAAAGCAGGCTTACCTGCTGGGGTTATAAACCTTGTTCAAGGTGAACTAGAAACAGGTAAAGCACTTGCCTCACATCAAGATATCGATGGCTTATTTTTTACTGGTAGCTCAAACACAGGCCATTTATTACATAAACAATTTGCAGGCCATCCAGGTAAAATCTTAGCGCTTGAAATGGGCGGTAACAATCCGCTGGTGGTTAAAGATGTTGCTGATGTGAGCGCCGCCGTTCACGATATTATTCAATCGGGCTTTATTACTTCGGGTCAGCGTTGTACTTGTTCACGTCGATTATTTATTGAAAAATCAGCCAATGGCGATGCGATTTTAGAAAAGCTGATCAGCGCAACCAAAAATATTCTTGTAGATGATAGCTTTGCAGCCGAACAACCATTTATGGGTGCCATGATCAGTGAAAAAGCCGCCTTAGGCATGGTTGCAGCGCAAGCTGACCTAGTTAAACAAGGTGCTGAGGTACTCGTTGAGCTTAAACAATTAAAACCAGGCACTGGGTTTGTCAGCCCTGGTATTATTGATGTCACTAATATCGATGAAATCGCTGATGAAGAACACTTTGGCCCGCTAATTAAAGTATACCGCTACACTGACTTTGATAGCGCTATAGCAGAGGCGAACAACACCAGCTTTGGTTTATCTGCAGGTTTACTTGCAGACAGCGAAGATGATTACAGCCACTTTTTAAAGCGTATTCGTGCCGGTATTGTTAACTGGAACCGCCCTATTACAGGCGCATCAAGCGCAGCGCCATTTGGTGGCATAGGTGCCAGTGGTAACCACAGAGCCAGTGCATACTATGCTGCAGATTACTGCGCATACCCAGTGGCCTCAGTAGAGTCAGAAAAAGTTAACTTACCGCAAACCCTCGCGCCGGGCTTAATAATTGAATAA
- the betB gene encoding betaine-aldehyde dehydrogenase, whose translation MTTPIYQNFINGQFLANKSGETFDVVNPATGQVIYAVEVADEYVQNAAIESAKQGFKVWSAMTPIERSRILLNAVAILRERNDELALVEVLDTGKPMQEANCVDIETGADVIEYFAGLAPAQVGQQQMVGDDFYYTRKEPLGICAGIGAWNYPLQIACWKSGPALAAGNAFIFKPSEETPLGAIKLAEVFIEAGVPAGVFNVVQGAGEVGQWLTAHQDIDKVSFTGEVGTGKKVVASAAGTLKDVTMELGGKSPLLVFDDANIEQAVSAAMLGNFYTQGEICTNCTRIYVHKNVYQQFIDELKTRTENNIIAGDPQDLNTNFGALISKKHQDLVMSYIDKGLEEGATLLTGGSTLSPEAAPNGYFVAPTVFVDCNDEMTIVKEEIFGPVMSVLVFDDEDDVIARANGTHLGLAAGVFTSDIKRAHRVIHQLQAGICWINAYGNSPAEMPVGGYKQSGIGRENGIETLDHYTQTKSIYVGMADIESPF comes from the coding sequence GTGACTACACCTATTTATCAAAACTTTATCAACGGCCAATTCCTTGCGAATAAAAGCGGCGAAACATTTGATGTAGTAAACCCTGCAACCGGCCAGGTAATTTATGCCGTTGAAGTCGCTGATGAGTATGTTCAAAACGCAGCGATAGAAAGTGCAAAACAAGGCTTTAAAGTTTGGTCAGCGATGACCCCTATTGAGCGCAGCCGTATTTTATTAAACGCTGTTGCTATTTTACGCGAGCGCAATGACGAGCTTGCCCTGGTTGAAGTTCTCGATACTGGTAAACCAATGCAAGAAGCTAACTGCGTAGATATTGAAACAGGCGCAGATGTTATTGAATATTTCGCAGGCCTTGCCCCTGCACAAGTTGGTCAACAGCAAATGGTTGGCGATGATTTTTATTATACTCGCAAAGAACCTCTAGGTATTTGTGCAGGTATTGGTGCATGGAACTACCCATTACAAATTGCATGTTGGAAGTCAGGTCCTGCTCTTGCAGCGGGTAATGCATTTATTTTTAAGCCATCTGAAGAAACACCACTTGGCGCAATTAAATTAGCCGAAGTGTTTATTGAAGCAGGCGTTCCTGCTGGCGTATTTAATGTAGTGCAAGGCGCGGGCGAAGTAGGTCAATGGCTTACTGCACATCAAGATATTGATAAAGTATCGTTTACTGGTGAAGTAGGTACAGGTAAAAAAGTTGTAGCCAGTGCTGCAGGCACATTAAAAGATGTGACTATGGAGCTCGGTGGTAAATCGCCATTACTAGTATTTGATGATGCCAATATAGAGCAAGCAGTAAGTGCCGCTATGCTAGGTAACTTTTATACCCAAGGTGAAATTTGCACTAACTGTACCCGTATTTACGTACACAAAAATGTTTACCAACAATTTATTGATGAACTTAAAACACGCACTGAAAACAATATTATTGCCGGCGACCCACAAGATCTAAACACTAACTTTGGCGCGCTTATTTCTAAAAAGCATCAAGATTTAGTGATGAGTTACATCGACAAAGGTCTTGAAGAAGGCGCAACACTATTAACAGGTGGTTCAACGCTTTCTCCAGAAGCAGCGCCAAATGGCTATTTTGTAGCGCCGACTGTGTTTGTTGATTGCAATGATGAAATGACTATCGTTAAAGAAGAGATTTTTGGCCCAGTAATGAGCGTTTTAGTCTTTGATGATGAAGATGATGTGATTGCCCGCGCTAATGGCACTCACTTAGGTTTAGCTGCAGGCGTTTTCACCAGCGACATTAAACGCGCTCATCGCGTAATTCATCAACTGCAAGCCGGTATTTGTTGGATTAATGCTTACGGTAACTCACCAGCAGAGATGCCAGTGGGTGGTTATAAGCAATCGGGTATTGGTCGTGAAAATGGCATAGAGACTCTAGATCATTACACACAAACTAAATCTATTTATGTTGGCATGGCCGACATAGAAAGCCCGTTTTAA
- a CDS encoding DUF3081 domain-containing protein codes for MKNEIDNKQILAVYERIQQRGKTTEEGKLYQGVTAFSDIDGYTVYLQGSGVLLRFGFHNTYHLDYEHDKHKDDFLKKLYNIANEE; via the coding sequence ATGAAAAATGAAATCGACAACAAACAGATTCTAGCGGTTTACGAACGTATCCAGCAACGTGGTAAAACCACAGAAGAAGGTAAGCTTTATCAGGGGGTCACTGCATTTTCTGATATTGACGGCTATACCGTTTACTTACAAGGTAGTGGGGTATTATTACGTTTTGGATTTCATAATACCTATCACTTAGATTATGAACATGACAAACACAAAGACGACTTTTTGAAGAAACTCTACAACATAGCTAACGAAGAGTAA
- a CDS encoding DUF1338 domain-containing protein, with protein MHTDVNTLFDNLWQNYLTVTPSADKIHDLLGSTQKDDIINDHIALRTFNIEKVGLEKLAAHFLAIGYKECGEYHFEAKKLYAKHYEHSDPTQPKVFISELLVEKCSPELQAIVTDMVAQIDESAVTADNFLYSGTHWQVSTDTYKKLLAESEYAAWMSAWGYRANHFTVNINTLAKFDNIHDVNQALKDAGFALNTSGGEVKGSPEVLLEQSSTLADEYAVTFCDGDMRIPSCFYEFAIRYPKPDGEIYTGFVAASADKIFESTNAR; from the coding sequence ATGCATACTGATGTAAACACATTATTTGATAACTTATGGCAAAACTACCTAACAGTAACGCCATCAGCTGATAAAATTCATGACTTATTAGGCTCAACGCAAAAAGACGACATTATTAACGATCATATTGCTTTGCGTACTTTTAACATAGAAAAAGTAGGCCTTGAAAAACTAGCTGCGCACTTTTTAGCTATTGGTTATAAAGAATGTGGTGAGTACCACTTTGAAGCAAAAAAGCTCTACGCCAAGCATTATGAACATAGCGATCCGACACAGCCTAAAGTGTTTATTTCTGAATTATTAGTTGAAAAATGTTCGCCTGAGCTTCAAGCTATCGTTACTGATATGGTTGCACAAATTGACGAAAGCGCTGTGACTGCCGATAACTTTTTATATTCAGGCACACATTGGCAAGTAAGCACCGATACATACAAAAAGTTATTAGCTGAGAGCGAATATGCAGCGTGGATGTCTGCGTGGGGTTACCGTGCAAATCATTTTACTGTGAACATTAATACCTTAGCTAAATTTGATAACATCCATGATGTAAACCAAGCTCTTAAAGATGCAGGTTTTGCACTTAATACCTCAGGAGGCGAAGTAAAAGGCTCACCAGAGGTGCTACTAGAGCAATCATCAACATTAGCTGATGAATACGCTGTGACCTTTTGCGATGGCGATATGCGCATTCCTAGCTGTTTTTACGAGTTTGCTATTCGTTATCCAAAACCAGATGGTGAAATTTACACTGGATTTGTTGCAGCCTCTGCAGATAAAATTTTCGAGAGCACCAACGCACGTTAA
- a CDS encoding isoamylase early set domain-containing protein, protein MLNKRFFKTKNEAEVTFEFSHPDAEDVCLLGEFNDWQPVPMKLNKKLGVFKCKQRLPVDKEFHFRYLINGKQWDNDHQADGYQANNFGSENSIVNTQRIN, encoded by the coding sequence ATGTTGAATAAACGCTTTTTTAAGACAAAAAACGAAGCAGAAGTTACGTTTGAATTTTCTCATCCTGATGCTGAAGATGTCTGTTTGCTTGGGGAGTTTAATGATTGGCAGCCAGTGCCAATGAAATTAAATAAAAAATTGGGTGTGTTTAAATGTAAACAGCGTTTGCCTGTTGATAAAGAGTTTCACTTCCGTTACTTGATTAATGGTAAGCAGTGGGACAACGACCATCAGGCTGATGGCTATCAGGCCAATAATTTTGGTTCAGAAAATAGTATAGTAAATACTCAACGCATTAATTAA
- a CDS encoding GGDEF domain-containing protein — MQENLLNSVIKITKNRDVDSLEYSLISTIQEFIGCKEVSVYKDVEVQGQLTIEQSLCLKITGEKQFEWQQRQIVTHPEDELLSCLRSACIITVQSTDGIERRWLPITRQEKTVAAISVVSNSLDSPSQVMLNAFCRIFENYLVILHENERDKLTGLLNRQTFEKKIKQLIEKQVLKVHSLSRGEGKRLQKYASTSWLAILDIDHFKNINDKYGHICGDEVLLILAQNMRHFFRSTDLIFRFGGEEFVIVFEPTEADSISNKMAEFLQLVRNTSFPFIGNMTVSAGLARISPYDFPITVIENADKALYYAKNNGRDKFCIYEDLIAEQLIKVQENDSEIDLF; from the coding sequence ATGCAAGAAAATTTACTCAATTCAGTCATCAAAATAACTAAAAATAGAGATGTAGATTCTCTTGAATACAGTTTGATATCGACCATCCAAGAGTTTATTGGCTGTAAAGAAGTCTCAGTTTACAAAGATGTAGAAGTTCAGGGCCAGCTTACTATTGAGCAAAGTCTTTGTTTAAAAATTACTGGTGAAAAACAATTTGAGTGGCAACAACGACAAATTGTTACACACCCTGAGGATGAACTTCTATCTTGCTTACGTTCTGCTTGCATTATCACTGTGCAATCAACAGATGGCATTGAGCGCCGTTGGTTACCTATTACCCGCCAAGAAAAAACAGTTGCCGCAATTTCAGTGGTTTCAAACAGCCTAGATAGTCCATCTCAAGTGATGTTGAATGCTTTTTGTCGTATTTTTGAAAACTATTTAGTCATTCTTCATGAAAATGAAAGAGATAAATTAACAGGTCTATTAAATAGACAAACCTTTGAGAAAAAAATAAAGCAACTGATTGAAAAACAAGTATTGAAAGTACACAGTTTATCCCGGGGTGAGGGTAAAAGGCTGCAAAAATACGCATCTACATCTTGGTTGGCTATTTTAGACATTGATCACTTTAAAAATATAAACGACAAGTATGGTCATATCTGTGGCGATGAAGTGCTACTGATATTAGCGCAAAATATGCGTCATTTTTTTCGTTCAACCGATTTGATTTTTCGCTTTGGTGGAGAAGAATTTGTGATTGTTTTTGAGCCTACCGAGGCAGACTCTATAAGTAATAAAATGGCAGAATTTTTACAGCTCGTCAGAAATACATCGTTTCCTTTTATTGGAAATATGACGGTCAGTGCTGGTTTAGCACGTATTAGCCCTTATGATTTTCCAATCACTGTAATAGAGAACGCTGATAAAGCACTATATTACGCTAAAAATAATGGCCGAGATAAATTTTGTATCTACGAAGATTTAATTGCTGAACAGCTAATCAAAGTACAAGAAAATGATTCAGAAATAGATTTATTTTAA
- a CDS encoding aspartate aminotransferase family protein has translation MQVTRDLFNDVMVPNYNPSAVIPVRGEGSRVWDQNNNEFIDFAGGIAVNCLGHCHPALVGALKEQGEKIWHLANVMTNEPALRLAKKMVDATFAEKVYFANSGAEANEAALKLARRFALDKFGAEKSKIIAFNKGFHGRTFFTVTVGGQAAYSDGFGPKPADIVHCDYNDIAAFEALISDDTCAVMMEPLQGEGGIVPPTNEFAQKVRELCTKHNALLIFDEVQTGVGRTGHLYAYEGLDVIPDILTTAKALGGGFPIGAMITTTDIAAHLKIGTHGSTYGGNPLACAVAEAAFDTVNTPAVLNGVKEREQMFRDGLNTINEKYHVFSEVRGKGLLIGAVLNEKFEGRARDFLVASANNGLMNLVAGMNVIRFTPSLVIPFEDIKEGLARFEKAVSEVVNG, from the coding sequence ATGCAAGTAACCAGAGATTTATTTAACGACGTAATGGTCCCTAACTACAACCCATCTGCAGTTATTCCGGTTCGTGGTGAAGGCTCACGCGTGTGGGATCAAAATAATAACGAATTTATCGATTTTGCCGGTGGTATTGCGGTTAATTGTTTAGGTCATTGCCACCCTGCATTAGTAGGCGCACTTAAAGAGCAAGGCGAGAAAATTTGGCACTTAGCAAATGTAATGACCAATGAGCCAGCACTTCGCTTAGCTAAAAAAATGGTTGATGCGACCTTTGCTGAAAAAGTTTACTTTGCAAACTCAGGAGCTGAAGCAAACGAAGCGGCTTTAAAATTAGCGCGTCGCTTTGCACTGGATAAATTTGGTGCTGAAAAATCTAAAATTATCGCTTTTAATAAAGGCTTTCATGGCCGTACTTTTTTCACTGTAACAGTGGGTGGCCAAGCCGCTTACTCTGATGGTTTTGGTCCAAAACCTGCTGATATTGTTCATTGTGATTACAATGATATTGCCGCTTTTGAAGCCTTAATTAGTGATGATACTTGTGCGGTAATGATGGAGCCATTACAAGGTGAAGGCGGTATTGTGCCACCAACCAATGAATTTGCACAAAAAGTACGTGAACTGTGTACTAAGCATAACGCACTGCTAATTTTTGATGAAGTGCAAACGGGTGTTGGCCGTACAGGTCACTTATACGCATACGAAGGCCTAGATGTTATTCCTGACATTTTAACCACGGCTAAAGCATTAGGTGGCGGTTTCCCAATTGGCGCGATGATCACCACTACTGACATTGCAGCTCACCTAAAAATAGGCACTCATGGTTCTACCTACGGTGGTAACCCATTAGCGTGTGCTGTAGCAGAAGCGGCTTTTGACACAGTAAATACCCCTGCGGTTTTAAATGGCGTAAAAGAACGTGAGCAAATGTTCCGTGATGGTCTAAATACTATTAACGAAAAATACCATGTATTTAGTGAAGTACGCGGTAAAGGCTTACTGATTGGTGCGGTATTAAATGAGAAGTTTGAAGGCCGTGCTCGCGACTTTTTAGTCGCAAGTGCTAACAACGGTTTAATGAATTTAGTCGCCGGAATGAACGTTATCCGCTTTACGCCTTCATTAGTGATCCCATTTGAAGATATTAAAGAAGGCTTAGCTCGCTTTGAAAAAGCAGTGAGCGAAGTTGTAAACGGTTAA
- the betI gene encoding transcriptional regulator BetI codes for MEPVRRQQLIDATIESVAQKGLQATTINSISKNAGMSSGIISHYFGGKQGLIEATVRYLLSNLKDDLINKVDENTTATQRLMFIVESNFALVQQRKDTTRTWLSFWAQSMHDKELHRLQKVNSKRLQSNLTVSFKQLMPLAQATLAAELTAAMIDGLWLRAVLSQSDENQFKHSESLAKNYVHSLIKQYGA; via the coding sequence ATGGAACCTGTAAGGCGTCAGCAGCTAATTGACGCGACTATAGAATCAGTTGCTCAAAAAGGGCTTCAAGCGACTACAATTAATAGCATTAGTAAAAATGCTGGAATGTCATCAGGCATAATTAGTCATTACTTTGGTGGGAAACAGGGGCTAATTGAAGCAACTGTGCGTTATTTACTCTCGAACTTGAAAGACGACTTAATTAATAAAGTTGATGAAAACACCACTGCAACTCAAAGGTTAATGTTTATTGTTGAATCAAACTTTGCGCTAGTACAACAACGAAAAGATACCACTCGGACGTGGCTAAGTTTTTGGGCGCAATCAATGCACGATAAGGAACTTCATCGTTTACAAAAAGTAAACAGCAAACGCTTGCAGAGCAATTTAACCGTTTCATTTAAGCAATTAATGCCTTTGGCGCAAGCGACACTCGCGGCCGAATTAACCGCAGCAATGATTGATGGCTTATGGCTTCGTGCCGTATTAAGCCAATCAGACGAAAATCAGTTTAAACACAGTGAATCACTGGCTAAAAACTACGTGCATTCACTTATCAAGCAATATGGAGCCTAA
- a CDS encoding flavohemoglobin expression-modulating QEGLA motif protein: MIDKALLLKTRELSDQLIALQTPIRILDAINWDKQTKEEFFRQKCQKNPLIDRAYYQQRDLGFVPSELRQAFSTLHRNIINQLGQLNPITQYMGKMCGEYKTVLNMLEHRGTAEFHDLSVELFGHPKDLFHAGEPSLSELANMLEQPLKSLLDANILPEDPKNIDASDAVRILSEQVNASMQGINVEVMLSDGIVSDAAAGANNIKLNQDVKFSQRELDILEVHEGWIHVGTTQNGLAQPYLTCLSKGTPSSTVTQEGLAVLTEIITLKSTPRRLSKLVNRIQAVTKVIDGAEFVDIYRDYVAQGLSKDDSYTLAQRVFRGSTATGLPFTKDIAYIKGFVLVYNLIRVAIQLGRIDQLPLLLVGKISIDDFRLISQLHDLGVIENPQFVPPHFKDLRGLATWLSFGRFIGNLSFEQLENDYKPLFL; this comes from the coding sequence ATGATAGACAAAGCGTTACTTTTAAAAACTCGTGAATTATCCGACCAACTTATTGCACTGCAAACCCCCATTAGAATACTCGATGCAATTAATTGGGATAAACAGACTAAAGAAGAGTTTTTTAGGCAAAAATGTCAAAAAAATCCTCTGATAGATCGTGCCTATTACCAACAGCGCGATTTAGGATTTGTGCCTAGTGAGTTGCGCCAAGCATTTTCAACACTGCATCGTAATATTATTAATCAGTTGGGACAATTAAACCCAATAACCCAATATATGGGTAAAATGTGTGGTGAATATAAAACAGTGCTCAATATGCTGGAGCATCGAGGCACTGCCGAATTTCATGACTTGTCGGTAGAGCTATTTGGTCACCCAAAAGATCTTTTTCATGCTGGTGAGCCTTCTTTATCTGAGCTTGCTAATATGCTCGAGCAGCCATTAAAAAGTTTACTTGATGCGAACATTTTGCCTGAAGATCCTAAAAATATTGATGCCAGTGATGCGGTGCGGATTTTATCTGAACAAGTTAATGCCAGTATGCAAGGCATTAATGTTGAAGTAATGCTAAGTGACGGAATTGTCAGTGATGCCGCAGCAGGAGCTAACAATATAAAGCTTAATCAAGATGTTAAGTTTTCTCAGCGCGAATTAGATATTTTAGAGGTACACGAGGGCTGGATCCATGTAGGCACCACTCAAAATGGCTTAGCGCAACCTTATTTAACTTGTTTGAGTAAAGGCACGCCAAGCTCTACCGTTACCCAAGAAGGGCTTGCAGTACTGACCGAAATAATTACTCTTAAATCAACACCACGTCGCTTATCAAAATTAGTAAACCGTATTCAAGCGGTCACCAAAGTGATTGATGGTGCTGAGTTTGTAGATATATACCGAGATTATGTAGCACAAGGGTTATCAAAAGACGACAGCTACACCCTTGCACAGCGTGTATTTAGAGGTAGCACCGCAACCGGCTTACCGTTTACTAAAGACATTGCTTATATAAAAGGCTTTGTATTGGTTTATAACTTAATTCGGGTGGCGATACAGCTTGGCAGAATTGACCAATTACCGCTATTGCTGGTGGGTAAAATATCAATTGATGACTTTAGGTTAATATCGCAACTACATGATTTAGGTGTGATTGAAAACCCGCAATTTGTGCCGCCTCATTTTAAAGATTTAAGAGGACTTGCTACGTGGCTGAGCTTTGGTCGTTTTATTGGTAATTTGTCATTTGAACAATTAGAAAACGACTACAAGCCGTTGTTTTTATGA
- the astA gene encoding arginine N-succinyltransferase, whose protein sequence is MQVLRPITVNDFAALKEIAIESGHGFTSLPVDDGQLQEKIDRAQNSFTKNVDKPIDESYLFVLEDSDTGKVIGTTAIEAAVGLSVPLYHYHLGKTVHHSPTLGVYNTVDILSMCNDYTGCSEICTLFLREDSRKGLTGRFLSRSRFLFMAQHSERFADTVIAEMRGVSDDQGHSPFWQWLQEHFFSIEFPQADHLVGLGDKVFISELMPKYPIYVNLLSKNAQAVIGHVHDKTKPALKLLEKEGFEHRGYVDLFDAGPTVEAKLGNIRSIRDSQVCPITIGELEHINEQSSDTLAICNQGVSDFRATFTKHAHYNQAKHTLVISQEVADALHLNQGDAARFFRL, encoded by the coding sequence ATGCAAGTACTACGTCCTATTACTGTCAATGATTTTGCAGCACTTAAAGAGATTGCCATTGAATCAGGCCATGGTTTTACCTCTTTACCTGTCGATGATGGGCAACTACAAGAAAAAATAGACCGTGCACAAAACAGCTTTACTAAAAACGTTGATAAGCCTATCGACGAAAGCTATTTATTTGTTTTAGAAGACAGTGACACTGGCAAAGTAATTGGTACTACCGCCATTGAAGCAGCCGTCGGCTTGTCTGTACCTTTGTACCATTACCATTTAGGTAAAACCGTCCATCATTCACCCACTTTAGGCGTTTACAATACCGTTGATATTTTAAGTATGTGTAATGACTACACTGGTTGCTCAGAAATATGTACTTTATTTTTACGTGAAGACAGCAGAAAAGGCTTAACAGGTCGATTTTTATCACGTTCACGCTTTTTATTTATGGCACAGCATAGTGAACGCTTTGCCGACACTGTAATTGCTGAAATGCGTGGCGTGAGTGATGACCAGGGGCACTCTCCATTTTGGCAATGGTTACAAGAACACTTTTTTAGTATTGAATTTCCACAAGCCGACCACTTAGTAGGCTTAGGCGATAAAGTATTTATTAGCGAGCTTATGCCCAAATACCCTATCTATGTAAACTTACTAAGTAAAAATGCACAAGCGGTGATTGGCCATGTCCATGATAAAACCAAGCCTGCACTTAAGTTACTTGAAAAAGAAGGGTTTGAACATCGTGGCTACGTTGATTTATTTGACGCAGGCCCCACGGTAGAGGCAAAGCTCGGTAATATTCGCAGTATTCGTGATTCACAGGTTTGCCCTATTACCATTGGTGAACTTGAACATATTAATGAGCAAAGCTCAGATACCCTTGCTATTTGTAATCAAGGAGTTAGCGACTTTAGAGCCACGTTCACTAAACACGCTCATTATAATCAAGCAAAGCACACCTTAGTTATCAGCCAAGAAGTAGCTGATGCACTTCATTTAAATCAAGGAGATGCAGCGCGATTTTTCCGCCTGTAA
- a CDS encoding Lrp/AsnC family transcriptional regulator: MITPQDEKLLSVLKMNARASISDLARHLNLSRSTVQSRMLKLEQSGVIKGYSVDFGDDFLNSLVSAHVSIKVMQKLTTKTNVELKQIDAISQLYAISGEFDLIAIVEAQNLEQLSHLLDDIGNLDGVERTRSSVILETKFKR; this comes from the coding sequence ATGATAACTCCCCAAGATGAAAAGTTACTATCAGTATTAAAAATGAACGCTCGAGCGAGTATTTCTGATCTAGCTCGGCATTTAAATTTATCACGCTCAACAGTGCAAAGCCGTATGCTCAAGTTGGAGCAAAGTGGGGTAATTAAAGGGTATAGCGTTGACTTTGGTGATGATTTTTTAAATAGCTTGGTTTCTGCGCACGTCTCTATAAAGGTTATGCAGAAGCTAACGACAAAAACCAACGTAGAGTTAAAGCAAATAGATGCTATATCTCAGTTGTATGCAATTAGTGGTGAGTTTGATTTAATTGCCATTGTTGAGGCTCAAAACCTTGAGCAGTTGAGCCATTTACTTGACGATATAGGTAATCTCGATGGCGTAGAGCGTACTCGTTCATCGGTTATTTTAGAAACTAAATTTAAGCGTTAA